The window GTGCGTTTATCCCACAATACAGTAGTTTCACGTTGATTGGTAATACCAATGGCGGCAATATCTTTAGCGGTAAGCCGGGCGTTTAAAATTGCTTCGGCAGCAACGCCAATTTGCGATGACCATATCTCTACAGCGTCATGCTCAACCCAGCCGGGTTTAGGGTATATCTGGGTAAATTCTTTTTGGGCGATAGATACAATACCTCCGGCTTTATTAAATACAATAGCCCTGGAGCTGGTTGTGCCCTGGTCAAACGATAAGATGTATTTTTCCATTAGGAATAGAATTGATTTATAGTGATCCGGGTTACGAATCTTTTTGGTTTATACTTTTAAAAGTAACTAATTGAAATAATATGTAAGTATAAAAATTGTAATCGAAATATGAAAATATAACGTAAAAATTATAATGTTGTAGCATATATTTTATTACTTTGCATAAGCTAAAGCTTACACACATATATGATTAACCTGGCAGAGAGACATCAATTTATCCTAAACAAGCTTCAGGCCGAAGGTAATTTGAACGTTGTTGAACTATGTAAAGAGTTAAAGGTATCATCGGTTACTATACGTAAGGACTTGAAGGTACTGGAAGATAAAAACCTGCTGTTCCGTACCCACGGGGGCGCTACCCTGAACAACCCTTATATTGTTGATCGCCCGGTAAACGAAAAAGAGAAATTCCAGTCGGTTGAGAAAATGAATATTGGTGCTGCTGCCGCGGCCATGGTGCAGGATAACGATTCCATCATTATCGCCTCGGGTACTACTATGCTGGCTTTTGCAAAAAATATACCGCCTAAAGTGGGTTTAACGGTAATTACTTCGGCGCTTAACGTGGCTTTGGAATTAATGAAATACCCAACCGTGGAAGTATTGCAATTAGGTGGGTTACTGCGCAAAAGTTCCTCATCGGTAATGGGTACTTATGCCGAGCATATCCTGGCCGATTTCTTTTGTAGCAAACTGTTTTTAGGGGTTGATGGGATAGACCTTGATTTTGGCCTGACCACCACCAATGCCATGGAAGCTCACCTGAACCGTCAGATGATCAGCGTTTCCCAAAAAACCATTGTGCTGTGCGATTCTACAAAATTCGGCCGCCGCGGCTTTGGCAAAATA of the Mucilaginibacter boryungensis genome contains:
- a CDS encoding DeoR/GlpR family DNA-binding transcription regulator; this encodes MINLAERHQFILNKLQAEGNLNVVELCKELKVSSVTIRKDLKVLEDKNLLFRTHGGATLNNPYIVDRPVNEKEKFQSVEKMNIGAAAAAMVQDNDSIIIASGTTMLAFAKNIPPKVGLTVITSALNVALELMKYPTVEVLQLGGLLRKSSSSVMGTYAEHILADFFCSKLFLGVDGIDLDFGLTTTNAMEAHLNRQMISVSQKTIVLCDSTKFGRRGFGKICGLDEIDQIITDSGVSEHIVKTLEGLGITVTIV